In a single window of the Phycisphaerales bacterium genome:
- a CDS encoding TolC family protein, with protein sequence MPTRSVFPFAVFVAGIAAASASLQGCKSPLKTTSEAELRRSLQSAVHDQVGERLPRDLTLTPEPSGLEGEFIPQSRIGELERMAGPVANTAMPVIEFGANLQGEETRTVPVSLREAILSAVENNLSVQIGAITPAVRESDITRAEARFDAVFFSSLILTKLDEPSPTALIRGTPIGLGILQRDERQLATGIRKNLITGGSVSLSTSITRTEDESPGRETAPDPAYASTVELVLEQPLLRGFGSEENLSEIRLNRNAHRRAIEEYRSTLLQTVSDTEAAYWNLVAARQSLLVRQRLLNRGVATKDILVRRGEYDTEQAQISDAIARVQNRQVDLRRSRDEVLRASDRLKQLMNAPGLPVGGEMLIEPVDVAVSEGITFNYADIISTALQNRPELRQALLAIDDASIRQMLAENLRLPALDLSTTVRWNGLDNSFEDSYNRLGEQDFIDYILQLRFEHPIGNREAQANYRSARLMRVQSVLGYRQAVQNVTLDVKTALHDVNLNFDLLGPTRDARLAAAENLRTIEVKEEFTQARTPEFLNLKLQRQELLAAAELEEIRAVVNYQIAVANLYNAMGIGLERNQIKFAVPDPGQ encoded by the coding sequence ATGCCCACTCGTTCCGTTTTCCCCTTTGCGGTCTTTGTTGCGGGCATCGCGGCGGCCAGCGCCTCGCTGCAAGGCTGCAAGAGCCCGCTCAAGACCACCTCGGAAGCCGAACTGCGCCGGTCTCTGCAGTCGGCCGTGCATGACCAGGTCGGGGAGCGCCTCCCGCGCGACTTGACGCTGACGCCCGAACCAAGCGGCCTCGAAGGCGAGTTCATTCCCCAGAGCCGCATCGGCGAACTGGAGCGCATGGCCGGACCCGTCGCGAACACGGCGATGCCGGTCATCGAATTCGGCGCGAATCTGCAGGGCGAAGAGACCCGAACGGTGCCCGTGAGCCTGCGCGAGGCGATTCTTTCGGCGGTGGAGAACAACCTGTCGGTGCAGATCGGCGCGATCACGCCGGCGGTCCGCGAATCGGACATCACGCGGGCCGAGGCGCGCTTCGACGCGGTGTTCTTCTCCTCGCTCATCTTGACCAAGCTCGACGAGCCCTCGCCGACGGCGCTGATCCGCGGCACGCCCATCGGGCTGGGCATCCTGCAGCGCGACGAGCGCCAGCTGGCCACGGGAATCCGCAAGAATCTCATCACCGGCGGAAGCGTCAGCCTGTCAACGTCAATCACGCGCACAGAAGACGAGTCGCCCGGCCGCGAGACCGCCCCCGACCCCGCGTATGCCTCGACGGTCGAACTGGTGCTCGAGCAGCCGCTGCTTCGGGGGTTCGGCTCGGAAGAGAATCTCTCGGAGATTCGCCTGAATCGCAACGCACACCGCCGGGCGATCGAAGAGTACCGCTCGACGCTGCTGCAGACGGTCAGCGACACCGAAGCCGCATACTGGAATCTCGTGGCGGCGCGGCAGTCATTGCTCGTGCGCCAGCGCCTGCTGAACCGCGGCGTCGCGACCAAGGACATCCTCGTTCGGCGCGGCGAGTACGACACGGAGCAGGCCCAGATCTCCGACGCCATCGCGCGCGTGCAGAATCGGCAGGTGGATCTTCGCCGTTCGCGCGATGAGGTGCTCCGCGCTTCAGATCGGCTCAAGCAACTGATGAACGCGCCGGGCCTGCCGGTGGGCGGCGAAATGCTCATCGAACCCGTGGACGTGGCGGTCTCGGAAGGCATCACCTTCAACTACGCCGACATCATCTCGACGGCGCTGCAGAACCGGCCGGAACTGCGCCAGGCGCTGCTGGCCATCGACGATGCGTCGATCCGGCAGATGCTTGCCGAGAACCTCCGCCTGCCGGCGCTCGATCTCTCTACCACGGTCCGCTGGAACGGCCTGGACAACTCCTTCGAGGACAGTTACAACCGGCTCGGCGAGCAGGACTTCATCGATTACATCCTGCAGCTGCGATTCGAGCACCCCATCGGCAACCGCGAGGCGCAGGCGAACTACCGCTCGGCGCGCCTGATGCGCGTTCAGTCGGTGCTGGGCTACCGACAGGCCGTGCAGAACGTGACGCTGGATGTAAAGACGGCGCTGCACGACGTGAATCTCAACTTCGATCTGCTCGGCCCGACGCGCGATGCGCGGCTTGCCGCCGCCGAGAATCTGCGCACGATCGAAGTGAAGGAAGAGTTCACGCAGGCGCGGACGCCGGAATTCCTGAATCTCAAATTACAGCGGCAGGAGCTGCTCGCGGCGGCGGAACTCGAGGAGATCCGGGCCGTGGTCAACTACCAGATCGCCGTGGCCAATCTCTACAACGCCATGGGAATCGGGCTCGAGCGGAACCAGATCAAGTTCGCCGTCCCCGACCCTGGGCAGTAG
- the rplI gene encoding 50S ribosomal protein L9 has product MARTVELLLTENIENLGIVGDVVDVKPGYARNYLVPLGYAVTPTEGAKKALAARRAEVERELAALRKELEALVEKLEGFEVTLERSCNDQGWLYGSVTQHDISTALRDAGFNRVSDRHIRIGAAIKRIDSYDIPVQLDKDLRTEIKLWVVADRELNLGRSEEEQAAEGEGEGEEAQAPAEGSAAAPEAAAG; this is encoded by the coding sequence ATGGCCAGAACCGTTGAATTGCTCCTGACGGAGAACATCGAAAACCTCGGCATCGTCGGCGACGTCGTTGACGTCAAGCCCGGATATGCGCGGAACTACCTCGTCCCGCTCGGCTATGCCGTGACCCCCACGGAAGGCGCCAAGAAGGCGCTCGCCGCCCGCCGCGCCGAGGTGGAGCGAGAACTCGCCGCCCTGCGCAAGGAACTCGAAGCGCTCGTCGAGAAGCTCGAAGGCTTCGAAGTCACCCTCGAGCGCTCGTGCAACGACCAGGGCTGGCTCTACGGCTCGGTCACGCAGCACGACATCTCCACGGCGCTGCGCGACGCGGGGTTCAATCGCGTCAGCGACCGGCACATCCGCATCGGCGCCGCGATCAAGCGCATCGATTCCTACGACATCCCCGTGCAGCTCGACAAGGACCTGCGCACGGAGATCAAGTTGTGGGTCGTGGCGGACCGCGAACTGAACCTCGGCCGCTCCGAAGAAGAGCAAGCGGCAGAGGGCGAGGGCGAGGGCGAAGAGGCCCAGGCGCCTGCGGAAGGCAGCGCGGCCGCACCCGAGGCGGCGGCCGGCTGA
- a CDS encoding single-stranded DNA-binding protein: MASYNKVLLMGNLTRDPELRYTASNQPVAQIGLAVNRYYTSGSGEKKEETTFVDCEAWGRTAELINQYFTKGRPIFIEGRLKLDQWEDQQGQKRSRHKVVVESFQFVDSRGGGEGGGGGGESRGPGAPRPARSGGAPADGPHQPIDEEDIPF; the protein is encoded by the coding sequence ATGGCGTCCTACAACAAAGTCCTGCTCATGGGCAACCTGACCCGCGATCCGGAACTGCGCTACACGGCCAGCAATCAGCCGGTGGCGCAGATCGGCCTGGCGGTCAATCGCTACTACACCTCGGGCAGCGGCGAGAAGAAGGAAGAGACGACCTTCGTGGACTGCGAAGCCTGGGGCCGCACGGCTGAACTCATCAATCAATACTTCACCAAGGGTCGGCCGATCTTCATTGAGGGCCGGCTCAAACTCGACCAGTGGGAAGACCAGCAGGGGCAGAAGCGCTCCCGGCACAAGGTCGTCGTCGAGTCGTTCCAGTTCGTCGATTCGCGCGGCGGCGGAGAAGGCGGCGGTGGCGGCGGCGAGAGCCGCGGGCCGGGCGCTCCCCGGCCGGCGCGCTCGGGCGGCGCGCCTGCCGACGGGCCGCATCAACCCATCGACGAGGAAGACATCCCGTTCTGA
- the rpsF gene encoding 30S ribosomal protein S6 has product MTDHNVYEYEAMFVFPQSQTSDMAGAVKHIEEIINRSEAELIALSKWGEKNLATPIDKNKRGLFLLAYFRARGTRMANIERDCNLSEMISRFLIIRADHLTIEEMQATDGRDNLSAESSLRSEGSSREEREPVGAAAGDDSAPASAE; this is encoded by the coding sequence ATGACTGACCACAACGTGTACGAGTACGAAGCGATGTTTGTCTTCCCCCAGTCGCAGACGAGCGACATGGCCGGGGCGGTCAAGCACATCGAAGAGATCATCAACCGCTCCGAGGCGGAGCTGATCGCTCTGAGCAAGTGGGGCGAGAAGAACCTCGCCACGCCGATCGACAAGAACAAGCGCGGCCTGTTCCTGCTGGCCTACTTTCGCGCCCGCGGGACGCGCATGGCCAACATCGAGCGCGACTGCAACCTTTCGGAAATGATCTCGCGCTTCCTCATCATCCGCGCCGATCACCTGACGATCGAAGAGATGCAGGCCACCGACGGGCGCGACAACCTCAGCGCCGAGTCGAGCCTCCGCTCGGAAGGTTCATCGCGCGAAGAGCGCGAGCCGGTGGGCGCTGCGGCGGGCGATGACTCGGCTCCCGCGTCCGCGGAGTGA
- a CDS encoding aminoacyl-tRNA hydrolase gives MKVIVGLGNPGPAYQNTRHNVGFMAIDRLAQRLAPGAPLRSQFQAAVTETRAGADKCLLVKPMTYMNLSGATVAEIVRFYKMDPADLLVITDDVALPLGDIRLRKSGSDGGHNGLADITRRLGTEAFPRLRVGIDPPGRIARHDYVLGRFTPEQAPVIEERLGVIADAAWCWANEGIDTAMNRFNTRKARKDDSQEQED, from the coding sequence ATGAAGGTGATCGTCGGTCTGGGCAATCCCGGTCCCGCCTACCAGAACACGCGTCACAACGTGGGGTTCATGGCGATCGACCGCCTGGCTCAGCGGCTCGCCCCGGGGGCGCCGCTGCGCAGCCAGTTCCAGGCCGCCGTTACCGAGACCCGCGCCGGCGCGGACAAGTGCCTTCTCGTCAAGCCCATGACATACATGAACCTCTCGGGAGCCACCGTGGCCGAAATCGTGCGGTTCTACAAGATGGATCCGGCGGACCTGCTCGTCATCACCGACGACGTCGCGCTGCCGCTAGGCGACATTCGCCTGCGCAAGAGCGGATCGGACGGCGGGCACAATGGGCTGGCGGACATCACGCGCCGGCTGGGGACCGAGGCCTTTCCGCGCCTGCGGGTGGGCATCGATCCTCCGGGGCGCATCGCCCGACACGACTACGTGCTGGGGCGCTTCACGCCCGAGCAGGCGCCGGTGATCGAAGAGCGGCTGGGCGTGATCGCCGACGCCGCGTGGTGCTGGGCCAACGAGGGCATCGACACGGCGATGAACCGTTTCAACACGCGCAAAGCGCGCAAGGATGATTCGCAGGAACAAGAGGACTGA
- a CDS encoding 50S ribosomal protein L25, with amino-acid sequence MGNTPTVRARKRDRLGSRYARRLRAGGELPAVIYGHQQDPLAVSVNEKELITHLTHGQRVFNVALEGGGAETCLVNELQFDFLGNNVIHVDMTRIDLTEEVSIHVSIKLSGKPVGLKTEGAILRLVKDSVGIKCLAADVPSEAIVVDVSALEAGDFLTAGQIQLPAGLALDEDADEVIAMVSVVAEEAEAPAEVEGAEPEIIGEKKEAEGEGAEAEKE; translated from the coding sequence ATGGGAAACACACCAACAGTTCGGGCCAGAAAGCGTGATCGCCTCGGAAGCCGCTATGCCCGCCGACTTCGCGCCGGCGGCGAACTTCCGGCGGTGATCTATGGCCACCAGCAGGATCCGCTCGCCGTCAGCGTCAACGAGAAGGAACTCATCACGCACCTGACGCACGGCCAGCGCGTCTTCAACGTGGCCCTCGAGGGCGGCGGCGCCGAGACCTGCCTCGTCAACGAACTGCAGTTTGACTTTCTCGGCAACAACGTCATCCACGTGGACATGACGCGCATCGACCTCACCGAGGAAGTCAGCATCCACGTTTCGATCAAGTTGAGCGGCAAGCCCGTCGGCCTCAAGACCGAGGGCGCGATCCTCCGGCTCGTCAAGGACAGCGTCGGCATCAAGTGCCTTGCCGCCGACGTGCCCTCGGAAGCGATCGTGGTGGATGTGTCGGCGCTCGAGGCCGGCGACTTCCTGACGGCCGGGCAGATCCAGTTGCCCGCGGGTCTCGCACTCGATGAGGACGCGGACGAAGTCATCGCCATGGTCTCCGTCGTGGCCGAAGAAGCCGAAGCCCCGGCAGAGGTCGAAGGCGCCGAACCCGAAATCATCGGCGAGAAGAAGGAAGCCGAGGGGGAAGGCGCGGAAGCGGAGAAGGAATGA
- a CDS encoding ribose-phosphate pyrophosphokinase, which yields MLRIFAGRGSRQFGEKICAHLEIPPGQSTTELFPDGEIIVKIDEDVRGRDCFVVLPTCQPVNDNLIELLIFMDCLRRASARRITAVMPYFGYARQDRKDEGRTPITAKLVANLITTAGANRVLALDLHAAQIQGFFDIPLDHLMAAPVIVEYLQSVREELGEIVLVSPDVGNVKVANMFANVLGGDLAIIDKRRRSGKQVEAVNMVGEVRDRTVLMIDDMISTAGTVTEAARVVMDRGARRVIVAATHGVLVGLALERLAEAPIERIILTDSIPLTGRCGPIADKLVELSVAPLFGEAIRRIHHNVSVSALFRNRVGSKR from the coding sequence ATGCTGCGAATCTTCGCCGGACGGGGCAGCCGCCAGTTCGGCGAGAAGATCTGCGCCCACCTCGAAATCCCGCCGGGCCAGAGCACGACGGAGCTGTTTCCGGATGGCGAGATCATCGTCAAGATCGACGAGGACGTGCGCGGGCGCGACTGCTTTGTCGTGCTTCCGACGTGCCAGCCCGTCAACGACAACCTCATCGAACTGCTCATCTTCATGGACTGCCTGCGGCGGGCCTCGGCCCGGCGCATCACCGCGGTCATGCCGTATTTCGGCTACGCCCGGCAGGATCGCAAGGACGAGGGCCGCACGCCCATCACCGCTAAGCTCGTGGCCAATCTCATCACGACTGCCGGCGCCAATCGCGTGCTGGCGCTCGATCTGCACGCGGCTCAGATCCAGGGCTTTTTCGACATTCCGCTCGATCACCTCATGGCCGCACCGGTGATTGTGGAATACCTCCAGTCGGTGCGCGAGGAACTCGGCGAGATCGTGCTCGTTTCGCCCGACGTGGGCAACGTGAAGGTCGCCAACATGTTTGCCAACGTGCTCGGCGGCGATCTGGCGATCATCGACAAGCGCCGGCGCTCAGGCAAGCAGGTCGAAGCCGTCAACATGGTCGGCGAGGTGCGCGACCGCACGGTGCTCATGATCGACGACATGATCAGCACCGCGGGCACCGTGACGGAAGCAGCGCGGGTGGTCATGGATCGAGGCGCCAGGCGCGTCATCGTCGCCGCCACGCACGGCGTGCTCGTGGGCCTGGCGCTCGAGCGGCTCGCCGAGGCGCCCATCGAGCGCATCATCCTCACGGACTCCATTCCGCTCACCGGGCGCTGTGGCCCGATCGCGGACAAACTGGTCGAACTTTCGGTCGCGCCGCTGTTTGGCGAGGCGATCCGCCGCATTCATCACAACGTTTCGGTTTCGGCGCTGTTCCGAAACCGCGTCGGGAGCAAACGATAA
- a CDS encoding NTP transferase domain-containing protein: MASASINSNSTSAQGERALAAVILAAGRSKRMKSDLVKVLHPVCERPMVQWVVEACRAAGCGRILLVIGYQGDRVRDAFAGQNDVEFVEQGEPLGTGHAVMQTQPALSGYDGDLLVLAGDGPLIRAQTLRQLVAAHRRAGAAATLATARIADPAGYGRIVRDAAGRFDRIVEDKDATAAQKRINEINPSYYCFDARQLLASLRRLTNANASGEYYLTDVCGILRGDGKRVEVIDAVSADEVHSINTAEQLEHVSSILAKRLAEGVAP; the protein is encoded by the coding sequence ATGGCCAGCGCCTCGATCAACTCGAACTCCACTTCCGCCCAGGGCGAGCGCGCCCTGGCCGCGGTGATTCTCGCCGCCGGGCGCTCCAAGCGCATGAAGTCCGATCTCGTCAAGGTGCTCCACCCCGTGTGCGAGCGGCCGATGGTGCAGTGGGTGGTGGAGGCGTGCCGCGCCGCGGGTTGCGGTCGCATTCTCCTTGTCATCGGTTACCAGGGCGACCGGGTCCGCGACGCGTTTGCCGGCCAGAATGATGTCGAGTTCGTGGAGCAGGGCGAGCCGCTGGGCACCGGCCACGCAGTCATGCAGACGCAGCCGGCCCTGAGCGGCTACGACGGCGACCTGCTCGTGCTGGCCGGCGATGGCCCGCTCATTCGGGCCCAGACGCTGCGGCAACTCGTCGCGGCCCACCGGCGCGCAGGCGCCGCGGCGACGCTGGCGACAGCGCGGATTGCCGACCCGGCGGGATACGGCCGCATCGTCCGCGACGCGGCCGGCCGGTTCGATCGCATCGTCGAAGACAAGGACGCGACGGCCGCGCAGAAGCGCATCAACGAAATCAATCCGAGTTACTACTGCTTCGATGCGCGGCAACTCCTCGCGTCGCTGCGCCGCCTGACCAACGCCAACGCCAGCGGCGAGTACTACCTCACAGACGTGTGCGGTATCCTGCGCGGCGATGGGAAGCGCGTCGAGGTGATCGACGCCGTCAGCGCCGACGAAGTGCACAGCATCAACACCGCCGAGCAGCTCGAACACGTTTCTTCCATCCTCGCGAAACGACTGGCCGAGGGAGTGGCGCCTTGA
- a CDS encoding FkbM family methyltransferase has protein sequence MAERLSLLDHLHFLHRAWRYRLRSERAELAFMRGCHLRGKTAVDIGAHRGLYSYWMHRAVGPAGRVVAFEPQPELQQCLHQARISFHLDRLTIERCGVSSAPGSMRLVRDPHHTGGARLDRTGKAAGDSLESFEVPVKTLDDVFGAWDGPPVGFIKCDVEGHEAAVFEGGRALLERDRPTLLIEVHDRHVREGSLFALLDGLGYDAFMLHGRKLTPMSEYERVRSGIDKAYLNYAFLPRGG, from the coding sequence GTGGCTGAGCGACTCTCACTTCTCGACCATCTCCACTTCCTGCACCGCGCCTGGCGCTATCGGCTTCGCTCCGAGCGCGCTGAACTGGCGTTCATGCGCGGCTGCCATCTCAGGGGGAAGACGGCGGTGGACATCGGAGCGCATCGCGGGCTCTACTCCTACTGGATGCACCGCGCCGTCGGGCCCGCAGGGCGGGTCGTCGCCTTCGAGCCGCAGCCGGAGCTGCAGCAGTGTCTGCACCAGGCGCGAATCTCCTTTCACCTCGACCGGCTCACCATCGAGCGCTGCGGCGTGTCTTCGGCTCCGGGCTCGATGCGGCTGGTCCGCGATCCGCACCACACCGGCGGCGCGCGGCTCGACCGGACCGGCAAGGCGGCAGGCGATTCGCTCGAATCGTTTGAAGTGCCGGTGAAGACGCTCGATGACGTGTTTGGCGCGTGGGACGGCCCGCCGGTCGGGTTCATCAAGTGCGATGTCGAAGGGCACGAGGCGGCGGTGTTTGAGGGCGGCCGGGCTCTGCTTGAGCGAGACCGCCCGACGCTGCTCATCGAGGTGCACGACCGGCACGTGCGCGAGGGGTCGCTGTTCGCCCTGCTGGATGGACTCGGCTACGACGCTTTCATGCTCCACGGGCGGAAACTGACTCCCATGAGCGAGTACGAGCGGGTGCGGTCGGGGATCGACAAGGCGTATCTGAACTACGCCTTCCTGCCGCGCGGCGGGTGA
- a CDS encoding UbiD family decarboxylase, which produces MYRSLGEFIDALDRAGELVRIKAPVSPLLEISEIADRVSKATAPTRGLTGQIVDPDHASLGGPALLFENIQGAESDIPVAINLFGSYHRMEMALGCHDQGHTPGGFEAIADRIASLTRPEPPAGLGALLRKALEFAPLLRTPPRLVRAGACQQVVKTGSSVNLLELPINKCWPLDGDLAAVGYPTPAGQPDMSVGQGRFITFAGMYTIHADDAGKARPPSRNIGMYRAQLIDRTRLIMHWHMHHDGARHWRSWKRLGQPMPIAIAFGGESVLPYAATCPLPPGVSELLMAGFLNRRGIPLVKCRTIPLHVPANAEIIIEGWVSTQAGGIGFDPRATDEPLGPGAAFEGPFGDHTGYYSLPDRYPIVEVSAITHRRNPVYPSTIVGLPPQEDYYLGKATERLMLPLLRTLIPDIIDYDLPMFGAFHNCAFIQIRKEYPLQARRVMHAVWGAGQMAWTKFIIVVDDDVNVHKRDEVLAAIFRNCDFERDLELVNGPLDILDHAAPRLGAGHKLGIDATRKIAGEEVNGIPISRPRQRETLASSLEISGGGVAGCLPEFGLGRCLLARLEEPGATDHRTELEAGLQDPSPGAPDWIILVDDIDPRDIDGVLFRWCANCDPGRDMIRRGPRIAFDATAKKAGTIINGHRVRDYPPILEMSEEIRQRVTHRWSEYGLDRY; this is translated from the coding sequence ATGTACCGATCGCTGGGTGAGTTCATCGATGCGCTTGACCGGGCCGGCGAACTCGTGCGCATCAAAGCGCCCGTCTCGCCTCTGCTCGAGATCAGCGAGATCGCCGACCGCGTGAGCAAGGCGACGGCGCCGACGCGCGGCCTGACGGGGCAGATCGTCGATCCGGATCACGCATCGCTCGGCGGCCCGGCGCTGCTCTTTGAAAACATCCAAGGCGCCGAGTCAGACATTCCCGTCGCCATCAACCTCTTCGGCAGTTACCACCGCATGGAAATGGCGCTGGGCTGTCACGACCAGGGCCACACGCCCGGCGGCTTCGAGGCCATCGCCGATCGCATCGCGTCGCTCACCCGGCCCGAGCCCCCGGCCGGGTTGGGCGCGCTGCTGCGCAAGGCGCTCGAATTCGCTCCGCTGCTGCGCACGCCACCTCGGCTGGTCCGCGCGGGCGCCTGCCAGCAGGTCGTCAAGACCGGCAGCAGCGTGAATCTGCTCGAACTGCCGATCAACAAATGCTGGCCGCTCGACGGCGATCTGGCCGCGGTCGGCTACCCGACGCCGGCCGGCCAGCCCGACATGAGCGTGGGCCAGGGCCGGTTCATCACCTTCGCGGGCATGTACACGATCCACGCCGACGACGCCGGCAAGGCCCGGCCGCCCAGCCGCAACATCGGCATGTATCGCGCGCAACTGATCGACCGCACGCGGCTCATCATGCACTGGCACATGCACCACGACGGCGCGCGCCACTGGCGCTCGTGGAAGCGCCTGGGGCAACCGATGCCCATTGCGATCGCGTTTGGCGGCGAGAGCGTGCTGCCGTATGCCGCGACGTGTCCACTGCCGCCGGGCGTGAGCGAACTTCTCATGGCGGGCTTCCTCAATCGGCGCGGCATCCCGCTGGTCAAGTGCCGCACCATTCCGCTGCACGTTCCCGCCAACGCCGAGATCATCATCGAAGGCTGGGTCTCGACGCAGGCCGGCGGCATCGGCTTCGACCCGCGTGCAACTGACGAACCGCTCGGGCCCGGCGCTGCATTCGAAGGGCCGTTCGGCGACCACACCGGCTACTACTCGCTGCCCGACCGCTATCCGATCGTCGAGGTTTCAGCCATCACGCATCGGCGAAACCCGGTCTACCCGAGCACGATCGTCGGCCTGCCGCCGCAGGAAGATTACTACCTCGGCAAGGCGACCGAGCGGCTCATGCTGCCGCTGTTGCGCACGCTCATTCCCGACATCATCGACTACGACCTGCCGATGTTCGGCGCGTTTCACAACTGCGCCTTCATCCAGATCCGCAAGGAGTATCCGCTGCAGGCGCGGCGGGTCATGCACGCCGTGTGGGGCGCGGGGCAGATGGCGTGGACCAAGTTCATCATCGTCGTCGATGACGATGTCAACGTGCACAAGCGCGATGAAGTACTCGCGGCGATATTCCGCAATTGCGACTTTGAGCGCGACCTCGAACTCGTCAACGGCCCGCTGGACATTCTCGACCACGCAGCGCCGCGCCTGGGCGCCGGACACAAACTCGGCATCGACGCGACGCGCAAGATCGCGGGCGAGGAAGTCAACGGCATCCCCATCTCCCGACCTCGGCAAAGAGAAACCCTCGCCAGTTCCCTTGAGATCAGCGGCGGCGGCGTCGCCGGCTGCTTGCCGGAGTTCGGCCTGGGCCGCTGCCTGCTGGCCCGATTGGAAGAGCCTGGCGCCACCGACCACCGCACCGAGCTCGAAGCAGGGCTTCAAGACCCCAGCCCAGGCGCCCCCGACTGGATCATCCTCGTCGATGACATTGACCCGCGCGACATCGACGGCGTGCTCTTCCGCTGGTGCGCCAACTGCGACCCGGGGCGCGACATGATCCGCCGCGGGCCGCGCATTGCCTTCGACGCCACCGCCAAGAAAGCCGGAACGATCATCAATGGCCACCGCGTGCGCGACTACCCGCCGATCCTCGAGATGAGCGAGGAAATCAGGCAGCGCGTCACGCACCGGTGGTCAGAGTACGGCCTGGACCGTTACTGA
- a CDS encoding choice-of-anchor B family protein codes for MNVVARRRLVGFASLAVLAASTASFAQYDAHKVRLMSQLTPQQMGGSGGNDCWGYTSPSGREYGIIGTYTSTAFVEVTDPVNPVVVHTEPHSQSTTEDMKIYGHYAYCIGDYFNLQVFDLSQIDSGVVTKVNERPYRSHNFALNEESGFAYMTASSEGSGIVALDLSNPTSPTVAGSTNPTGGHVHDAQVVTYHDGPYAGKEIAFCPSGYWRFDIIDVTDKSNMVLLGSDVYPGLNYCHQGWLSADRRYFYLNDELDELNGYTPTTRTLVYDVSDLSNPTLVSEFTSGMTATDHNLFVKDGFIYEANYSSGFQLFDARSDPENPVRVGWFDTYPENNAPGYAHGAWTAWPFFDSGTVIVNDRDRGLFIVDVSEAIGARMGLASTALTAGQSATLSVQRATPGGRVHFIYSLVGGDTWTRVNALNVYLNLASPVLIGSATADGNGDASLTRNLPPNTSGITLWLQAAENGNTSNVLQETIQ; via the coding sequence ATGAATGTTGTGGCGCGCCGGCGGCTCGTCGGCTTTGCTTCCCTGGCGGTGCTGGCTGCTTCGACCGCCTCGTTTGCCCAGTATGACGCGCACAAGGTGCGCCTGATGAGCCAACTGACGCCACAGCAGATGGGCGGCTCGGGCGGCAACGACTGCTGGGGCTACACCAGCCCGTCGGGCCGCGAGTACGGCATCATCGGCACCTATACCAGCACCGCATTCGTCGAGGTCACCGATCCGGTCAATCCCGTCGTGGTGCACACTGAGCCCCACAGCCAGAGCACGACCGAAGACATGAAGATCTACGGCCACTACGCGTACTGCATCGGCGACTACTTCAACCTCCAGGTGTTCGATCTGAGCCAGATCGACAGCGGCGTGGTGACAAAGGTCAACGAGCGCCCTTACCGCAGCCACAACTTCGCGCTCAACGAAGAGAGCGGCTTCGCGTACATGACGGCGTCGAGCGAAGGCAGCGGCATCGTGGCGCTGGACCTGAGCAACCCGACCTCGCCGACCGTGGCCGGTTCGACCAACCCCACCGGCGGACACGTGCACGACGCCCAAGTCGTCACCTACCACGACGGTCCCTATGCGGGCAAGGAAATCGCCTTCTGCCCGAGCGGCTACTGGCGCTTTGACATCATCGACGTGACCGATAAATCCAACATGGTGCTGCTCGGCTCGGATGTGTACCCCGGCCTGAACTACTGCCACCAGGGCTGGCTCAGCGCCGACCGCCGCTACTTCTATCTCAACGATGAACTCGATGAACTCAACGGCTACACGCCCACCACGCGCACGCTTGTCTACGACGTGTCGGACCTGAGCAACCCGACGCTTGTTTCCGAGTTCACCTCCGGCATGACCGCGACGGACCACAACCTGTTCGTGAAGGACGGCTTCATCTACGAAGCGAACTACTCCAGCGGCTTCCAGCTGTTCGATGCGCGCAGCGATCCGGAGAACCCCGTCCGCGTCGGCTGGTTTGACACCTATCCCGAGAACAACGCGCCCGGCTACGCCCACGGCGCGTGGACGGCCTGGCCGTTCTTCGACTCGGGCACGGTGATCGTCAACGACCGCGATCGCGGGCTGTTCATTGTCGATGTTTCCGAGGCGATCGGGGCGCGGATGGGTCTGGCGAGCACGGCGCTTACCGCCGGGCAGAGCGCGACGCTTTCGGTGCAGCGAGCCACGCCGGGCGGGCGCGTGCATTTCATCTACAGTCTTGTCGGCGGCGATACGTGGACGCGCGTCAACGCGCTGAACGTCTACCTCAACCTCGCCAGCCCGGTGCTCATCGGCAGCGCGACCGCGGACGGCAACGGCGATGCATCGCTCACGCGAAATCTTCCGCCCAACACTTCCGGCATCACGCTGTGGCTCCAGGCGGCCGAGAACGGCAACACCTCAAACGTGCTGCAGGAGACGATTCAGTAA